A DNA window from Providencia huaxiensis contains the following coding sequences:
- the aspS gene encoding aspartate--tRNA ligase: MRTNYCGQLNIAHEGQKVTLSGWVNRRRDLGGLIFIDMRDREGIVQVFFDPDRKDIFEKASELRNEFCIQITGTVRARPDSQKNKDMATGEIEVFAEELNVFNKSEPLPLDSNQTNTEERRLKYRYLDLRRPEMSERLRTRAKITSFVRNFMDNEGFLDVETPMLTKATPEGARDYLVPSRVHKGKFYALPQSPQLFKQLLMMSGFDRYYQIVKCFRDEDLRADRQPEFTQIDVETSFMTAEQVREIMERMIRNLWLEVKGVDLGNFPIMTFAEAMRRYGSDKPDLRNPMELVDVADIVKDVEFAVFSGPANDPKGRVAALKVPGGAAMTRKQIDEYGQFVGIYGAKGLAWMKVNERAKGLEGIQSPVAKFLSEDVINQLLDRTGAVDGDILLFGAGAKNVVTDSMGALRLKVGRDFELTDLNSWQPLWVIDFPMFEDNGEGGLTAMHHPFTSPKDFSPEELASKPEEAVANAYDMVINGYEVGGGSVRIHRNEMQQTVFSILGINEEDQREKFGFLLDALKYGTPPHAGLAFGLDRLVMLLTGTDNIRDVIAFPKTTAAACLMTNAPSHANPDSLTELAIAVVAKDEE, from the coding sequence ATGCGTACTAATTATTGTGGGCAGTTAAACATCGCTCACGAAGGCCAAAAAGTCACTCTTAGTGGATGGGTAAACCGCCGTCGCGATTTAGGTGGTTTGATTTTTATCGATATGCGTGACCGTGAAGGGATCGTGCAAGTTTTCTTCGACCCCGATCGTAAAGACATATTTGAAAAAGCGTCAGAACTGCGTAATGAGTTCTGTATCCAAATCACAGGGACAGTACGCGCACGTCCAGATAGCCAAAAAAATAAAGATATGGCAACGGGCGAAATTGAAGTTTTTGCTGAAGAACTGAATGTTTTCAATAAGTCAGAGCCACTACCATTAGATAGCAACCAAACGAATACAGAAGAGCGTCGTTTAAAATATCGCTATTTAGATTTGCGCCGTCCAGAGATGTCTGAGCGTCTGCGCACGCGTGCCAAAATTACCAGCTTTGTTCGTAACTTTATGGATAACGAAGGGTTTTTGGACGTTGAAACGCCAATGCTAACCAAAGCAACACCAGAAGGTGCTCGTGACTATTTAGTGCCAAGTCGTGTTCATAAAGGTAAATTTTACGCATTACCTCAATCACCGCAACTGTTTAAACAGTTGCTGATGATGTCAGGCTTTGACCGTTATTATCAAATCGTAAAATGCTTCCGCGATGAAGATTTACGTGCAGACCGCCAGCCTGAATTTACCCAAATCGATGTTGAAACCTCTTTCATGACCGCAGAGCAAGTGCGTGAAATTATGGAACGTATGATCCGTAATTTATGGTTAGAGGTAAAAGGGGTTGATTTAGGCAACTTCCCAATCATGACCTTTGCGGAAGCTATGCGTCGTTATGGTTCAGATAAACCAGACTTACGTAACCCAATGGAGCTGGTGGATGTGGCGGATATCGTAAAAGATGTTGAATTTGCGGTGTTCTCAGGCCCAGCAAATGACCCGAAAGGCCGTGTTGCAGCTCTGAAAGTTCCTGGTGGCGCAGCTATGACGCGTAAACAAATCGACGAATATGGTCAATTTGTTGGTATTTATGGTGCGAAAGGCTTGGCTTGGATGAAAGTCAACGAGCGAGCTAAAGGCCTTGAAGGCATTCAAAGCCCAGTTGCAAAATTCTTGAGTGAAGATGTGATTAACCAGTTATTAGACCGTACTGGTGCTGTTGATGGCGATATCTTGTTATTCGGCGCGGGCGCAAAAAATGTAGTGACCGATTCAATGGGTGCGTTACGTTTGAAAGTCGGTCGTGACTTTGAATTAACCGATTTAAATAGCTGGCAACCACTGTGGGTGATTGATTTCCCAATGTTTGAAGATAATGGTGAAGGCGGGTTAACTGCGATGCACCATCCATTTACTTCACCTAAAGATTTCTCACCTGAAGAACTGGCGAGTAAACCTGAAGAAGCCGTTGCTAATGCGTATGATATGGTCATCAATGGTTACGAAGTTGGTGGTGGTTCAGTACGTATTCACCGCAATGAAATGCAACAAACAGTATTTAGCATTCTAGGTATTAATGAAGAAGACCAACGTGAAAAATTTGGCTTCTTATTGGATGCATTGAAATATGGTACACCGCCACACGCAGGTTTAGCATTTGGTCTTGACCGTTTAGTCATGTTGTTAACAGGCACTGATAATATTCGTGATGTTATTGCTTTCCCGAAAACAACAGCAGCTGCGTGCCTAATGACGAATGCACCGAGCCATGCGAATCCTGATTCATTAACGGAACTCGCTATCGCGGTGGTTGCGAAAGACGAAGAGTAA
- the nudB gene encoding dihydroneopterin triphosphate diphosphatase — protein MKKYKRPESVLVIIVAQSSGRVLMLRRKDDPNFWQSVTGSLEPDEKPYETAYREIKEETGFEVEQNQLQDLSHSIIFEIFPHFRHRYAPDVTHCKEHWFKMVQSEEKMPLLTEHSEFRWLAPDEAASLTKSWSNSQAILEFAV, from the coding sequence ATGAAAAAATATAAGCGCCCGGAATCAGTATTAGTCATTATTGTGGCTCAAAGTAGTGGGCGGGTGCTTATGTTACGACGTAAAGACGACCCAAACTTCTGGCAATCAGTGACTGGAAGTTTGGAGCCTGATGAAAAGCCGTACGAAACGGCGTATCGTGAAATTAAAGAAGAGACAGGTTTTGAGGTTGAACAAAACCAGCTACAAGATTTGTCGCACAGTATCATCTTTGAAATTTTCCCGCATTTCAGGCATCGTTATGCACCCGATGTTACGCATTGTAAAGAACATTGGTTTAAAATGGTGCAAAGTGAAGAAAAAATGCCATTACTGACGGAACACAGTGAATTTCGTTGGCTAGCCCCCGATGAAGCAGCGAGCTTAACGAAATCCTGGAGCAACAGTCAGGCTATTTTAGAATTTGCTGTTTAA
- a CDS encoding YebC/PmpR family DNA-binding transcriptional regulator has translation MAGHSKWANTKHRKAAQDAKRGKIFTKIIRELVTAARLGGGDPATNPRLRAAIDKALSNNMTRDTLNRAIARGVGNDDNDNMETIIYEGYGPGGTAVMVECLSDNRNRTVSEVRHAFTKTGGNLGTDGSVSYLFTKRGVITYAPGVDEDAIMDAALEAGADDVETYDDGAIDVYTTPETFGEVKDALDAAGFTSEAAEVSMIPSTKAELDAETAPKLLRLIDMLEDSDDVQEVYHNGDISDEVAATL, from the coding sequence ATGGCAGGTCATAGTAAATGGGCCAACACCAAACACCGTAAAGCGGCACAAGATGCTAAACGCGGTAAAATTTTCACTAAAATTATCCGTGAATTAGTGACTGCAGCTCGTTTAGGTGGTGGTGATCCCGCAACTAACCCGCGTTTACGTGCGGCTATAGATAAAGCATTATCTAACAACATGACTCGTGACACTTTAAACCGTGCTATCGCACGTGGTGTTGGTAATGATGATAATGATAATATGGAAACCATCATTTATGAAGGTTATGGCCCAGGTGGAACGGCTGTTATGGTTGAATGCTTAAGTGATAACCGTAACCGTACTGTTTCTGAAGTGCGTCATGCATTTACTAAAACGGGTGGTAACTTGGGTACAGACGGTTCCGTTTCTTACTTATTTACTAAACGCGGCGTGATCACTTATGCACCTGGCGTTGATGAAGATGCCATAATGGATGCGGCATTAGAAGCAGGCGCTGATGATGTTGAAACTTATGATGATGGTGCAATCGATGTTTACACAACACCAGAAACGTTTGGTGAAGTGAAAGATGCACTAGATGCTGCAGGTTTCACCAGTGAAGCCGCAGAAGTATCGATGATCCCATCGACTAAAGCGGAGTTAGATGCAGAAACGGCTCCTAAATTATTACGTCTTATTGATATGTTAGAAGATTCAGACGACGTACAGGAAGTTTACCACAATGGTGATATTTCTGACGAAGTCGCTGCCACACTGTAA
- the ruvC gene encoding crossover junction endodeoxyribonuclease RuvC, with amino-acid sequence MAIILGIDPGSRVTGYGVIRQQGRQLLYLGSGCIRTQVDDLPSRLQRIYAGVSEIITQYQPDVLSIEQVFMAKNADSALKLGQARGAAIVAAANMNIPVFEYAARQVKQTVVGTGAAEKSQVQHMVKSILKLSASPQSDAADALAIAITHCHFNQNLLKVGDPRLVLTRGRLR; translated from the coding sequence ATGGCGATTATTTTAGGTATTGACCCCGGTTCTCGTGTTACGGGATACGGTGTTATTCGCCAGCAAGGCCGGCAATTGCTGTATTTAGGCAGTGGATGTATTCGTACCCAAGTTGATGATTTACCAAGTCGTCTGCAACGAATTTATGCGGGTGTCTCGGAAATTATCACCCAATATCAACCTGATGTATTATCCATTGAACAAGTTTTTATGGCGAAGAATGCGGATTCAGCATTAAAACTTGGTCAAGCCCGAGGGGCTGCAATTGTTGCTGCTGCAAACATGAATATACCCGTATTCGAATATGCGGCTCGCCAAGTGAAACAAACGGTTGTAGGCACAGGAGCTGCAGAAAAAAGCCAAGTACAACATATGGTTAAATCGATTCTGAAGTTGTCGGCGAGCCCACAATCTGATGCGGCAGATGCTTTGGCAATTGCGATTACACATTGCCATTTCAATCAAAACCTTTTAAAAGTTGGCGACCCACGGTTAGTTTTAACTCGCGGCCGTTTAAGATAG
- the ruvA gene encoding Holliday junction branch migration protein RuvA, producing MIGRLRGIVLEKQPPIVLLELQGVGYEVHMPMTCFYELPEIGQEAIVFTHFVVREDAQLLYGFNDKQERALFKELIKVNGVGPKLALAILSGMSAQQFVSAIEQEAIASLVKLPGIGKKTAERLVVEMKDRFKGLNGDLFNQNSDINLPSVNSKVPSMADIEAEAAAALIALGYKPQEASRMVSKVAKPDSDSETLIRDALRAAL from the coding sequence GTGATAGGTCGTTTACGTGGTATTGTTTTAGAAAAGCAACCTCCAATCGTATTATTAGAGCTACAAGGTGTCGGTTATGAAGTCCATATGCCGATGACTTGTTTCTATGAATTACCCGAAATTGGTCAAGAAGCGATTGTTTTCACTCATTTTGTTGTTCGTGAAGATGCCCAATTATTATATGGCTTTAACGACAAGCAAGAAAGGGCGCTATTTAAAGAACTGATCAAAGTTAATGGGGTTGGTCCAAAATTAGCTCTAGCAATTTTATCAGGGATGTCTGCTCAACAATTTGTTTCTGCGATTGAACAAGAAGCTATCGCATCACTGGTCAAATTACCTGGTATTGGTAAGAAAACGGCAGAACGTTTAGTGGTCGAAATGAAAGACCGCTTCAAAGGCCTAAATGGCGATTTATTTAATCAAAATAGTGACATTAACCTACCAAGTGTGAACAGCAAAGTACCAAGCATGGCTGATATTGAGGCAGAAGCAGCTGCTGCATTGATTGCTTTAGGGTACAAACCACAAGAAGCAAGCCGTATGGTGAGTAAAGTCGCAAAACCGGATAGCGACTCTGAAACATTGATCCGTGATGCCCTTCGTGCCGCACTTTGA
- the ruvB gene encoding Holliday junction branch migration DNA helicase RuvB: MIEADRLITAEVLQSDEEAIDRAIRPKLLNEYIGQPQVKDQMEIFIQAAKMRGDALDHLLIFGPPGLGKTTLAGIVANELGVNLRTTSGPVLEKAGDLAAMLTNLEPHDVLFIDEIHRLSPVVEEILYPAMEDYQLDIMIGEGPAARSIKIDLPPFTLIGATTRAGSLTSPLRDRFGIVQRLEFYQVNDLQHIVKRSAQYMGLDITEEGALQVAMRSRGTPRITNRLLRRVRDFAQVKGDGSIDGLIANQALDMLNVDAAGFDYLDRKLLVAIIDKFMGGPVGVDNLAAAIGEERETIEDVLEPYLIQQGFIQRTPRGRMATVHAYNHFGLTPKEI, encoded by the coding sequence ATGATTGAAGCTGATCGCCTAATAACGGCTGAAGTATTACAGTCAGATGAAGAAGCTATTGACCGTGCGATCAGGCCAAAGCTATTGAATGAATACATTGGTCAGCCCCAGGTTAAAGACCAAATGGAAATATTTATTCAGGCGGCAAAAATGCGGGGCGATGCGCTTGACCATTTGCTAATCTTTGGTCCTCCAGGGTTAGGTAAAACAACTCTGGCTGGGATTGTTGCAAATGAATTAGGCGTTAATCTGCGTACAACTTCAGGGCCCGTATTAGAAAAAGCAGGCGATTTAGCAGCCATGTTAACTAATTTAGAACCTCATGATGTCCTATTCATTGATGAAATCCATCGATTATCTCCAGTTGTTGAGGAAATACTTTATCCCGCAATGGAAGATTACCAGCTAGATATCATGATAGGTGAAGGGCCTGCTGCGCGTTCTATTAAAATTGATCTCCCTCCTTTCACATTAATTGGTGCGACGACTCGGGCTGGGTCACTCACATCACCATTACGTGATAGGTTCGGTATTGTGCAACGCCTAGAATTTTATCAAGTTAATGATCTACAACATATTGTCAAACGTAGCGCCCAATACATGGGGCTAGACATCACCGAAGAAGGGGCTCTACAAGTTGCTATGCGCTCGAGGGGAACTCCACGTATTACCAACCGTTTGTTGCGTCGCGTGCGGGACTTTGCACAAGTAAAAGGCGATGGTTCAATTGATGGGCTAATAGCTAACCAAGCATTAGACATGTTAAATGTTGATGCTGCAGGCTTTGATTATTTAGATAGAAAGCTTCTGGTGGCTATTATTGATAAATTTATGGGCGGCCCAGTTGGTGTTGATAACCTTGCAGCAGCCATTGGGGAAGAGCGTGAAACCATAGAAGATGTTTTAGAACCTTATCTTATCCAGCAAGGCTTTATTCAGCGCACCCCTAGAGGCCGAATGGCGACGGTTCATGCATATAACCACTTTGGTTTAACCCCTAAAGAAATTTAA
- the znuB gene encoding zinc ABC transporter permease subunit ZnuB — MIELLLPGWIAGMLLAIAAGPLGSFVVWRRMSYFGDTLAHASLLGVAFGLLLNINPFYAVIAVTLLLALILVWLEKRPQLAVDTLLGIMAHSSLSLGLVVVSLMANVRVDLMAYLFGDLLSVSYEDIITIFIGVIVVCGLLFYRWRALLSITVSPELAFVDGINIQRLRLLLMLVTALTIGIAMKFVGALIITSLLIIPAATARRFARTPEQMASIAVLIGMIAVTGGLTLSAFYDTPAGPSVVLVSAILFVFSLVIKAKN; from the coding sequence ATGATTGAGTTACTATTACCCGGCTGGATAGCAGGTATGCTACTTGCCATTGCGGCAGGTCCTCTAGGCTCTTTTGTTGTGTGGCGCCGTATGTCCTATTTTGGCGATACACTAGCCCATGCTTCATTGCTAGGCGTCGCATTTGGGCTTCTATTAAATATCAACCCATTCTATGCTGTTATTGCTGTCACTTTGTTATTGGCCTTAATTTTAGTTTGGCTAGAAAAGCGGCCACAACTTGCTGTTGATACTCTACTGGGTATTATGGCGCACAGTTCACTCTCTTTAGGTCTAGTTGTTGTTAGCTTAATGGCTAATGTCCGTGTTGACCTAATGGCTTATTTATTTGGTGACTTACTCTCAGTCAGCTATGAGGATATTATAACGATTTTTATTGGCGTTATTGTCGTTTGCGGGTTGCTTTTCTATCGTTGGCGGGCACTTTTGTCCATAACGGTTAGCCCTGAACTTGCTTTTGTTGATGGCATTAATATTCAAAGACTGCGTTTATTACTAATGCTAGTTACCGCACTAACAATTGGTATTGCAATGAAATTTGTCGGGGCGTTAATTATTACGTCTTTATTAATTATACCCGCGGCAACGGCTCGGCGTTTTGCTCGAACGCCTGAGCAAATGGCTTCTATCGCTGTCTTAATTGGTATGATTGCTGTGACTGGTGGGCTAACACTTTCTGCTTTCTACGATACCCCTGCAGGGCCGTCTGTGGTGTTGGTATCCGCTATTCTGTTCGTATTTAGTTTAGTAATAAAAGCGAAAAATTAA
- the znuC gene encoding zinc ABC transporter ATP-binding protein ZnuC yields the protein MQPLLTLNKISVSFGEKQVLNDVTFELNKGDIVTLLGPNGAGKSTIVRVVLGLLAPTSGTITRPSSLAIGYVPQKLHLDTTLPLTVKRFMLLKLGVRKEHLLPALERVKATHLLEQPMQKLSGGETQRVLLARALLNKPDLLVLDEPAQGVDITGQVALYDLINQLRTELNCAVLMVSHDLHLVMAKTDKVLCINGHICCSGAPDVVSNHPEFVAMFGYRGAQQLGVYRHQHNHQHDLEGNIIVGHQHSKDCKHD from the coding sequence ATGCAACCACTACTAACTTTAAATAAGATTTCTGTTTCATTTGGCGAAAAACAGGTTCTCAACGATGTTACCTTTGAACTGAATAAAGGTGATATCGTGACCCTTTTAGGCCCGAATGGCGCTGGAAAATCAACAATTGTACGTGTTGTACTCGGGTTACTTGCCCCTACATCAGGTACCATTACGCGTCCTTCTTCTCTCGCTATTGGTTATGTTCCACAAAAACTTCACTTAGATACGACGCTTCCTCTTACGGTTAAACGGTTTATGTTATTAAAGCTTGGTGTTCGTAAAGAGCATTTGTTACCCGCCCTCGAGAGGGTCAAGGCAACGCATTTACTCGAACAACCAATGCAAAAGTTATCAGGCGGTGAGACTCAGCGTGTTTTACTGGCTCGCGCCCTACTCAATAAACCTGACTTGCTAGTGCTTGACGAGCCCGCTCAAGGCGTTGATATCACAGGTCAAGTTGCTCTATATGACTTAATTAATCAGTTAAGAACTGAGCTTAACTGCGCCGTATTAATGGTCTCCCATGACTTACATCTCGTAATGGCAAAAACAGATAAAGTACTTTGCATTAACGGCCATATTTGCTGTTCTGGCGCGCCAGACGTTGTTTCAAACCACCCTGAGTTTGTGGCAATGTTTGGTTATCGCGGTGCTCAACAACTCGGTGTATACCGCCATCAACATAATCATCAACACGATTTAGAAGGCAATATTATTGTTGGCCACCAACACAGCAAGGACTGCAAACATGATTGA
- the znuA gene encoding zinc ABC transporter substrate-binding protein ZnuA, which yields MIHKSKNIACKFLFGAVASSVLSATMVSTANADVVTSIRPLAFIAAGIADGVTETQVLLPDGASPHDYALKPSDLKKIKQADLFVWVGPDMEMFLQKPINTLPQNKRLALAEQKNIKPLLMAESHEDEHDHEHGDEANHDKDHEHHHHGEYNMHIWLSPEIANFAAQDIYERLVELYPEQKDKLDVNLRKFKENMTQNDQNIANILQPARNKGYFVFHDAYGYFEKHYQLAPLGHFTINPEIQPGAQKLHQIRTQLVEHKAQCVFAEPQFRPAVIESVARNTGVKMGTLDPLGIGLAIEPDSYMKFLTQLSEQYASCLD from the coding sequence ATGATACATAAATCGAAAAACATTGCCTGTAAATTTCTTTTTGGGGCAGTGGCAAGCTCGGTATTAAGTGCAACAATGGTATCAACCGCGAATGCTGATGTTGTGACTTCAATTCGTCCACTGGCCTTTATTGCAGCTGGTATTGCTGATGGTGTCACTGAGACACAAGTTTTATTACCAGATGGCGCTTCGCCTCATGATTATGCACTTAAACCTTCTGATTTGAAAAAAATTAAACAGGCTGATTTATTTGTATGGGTTGGGCCTGATATGGAAATGTTTTTACAGAAGCCAATCAATACATTACCACAGAATAAACGCCTAGCATTAGCTGAACAGAAAAATATTAAGCCGCTACTTATGGCAGAGTCCCATGAAGATGAACATGACCATGAACATGGAGATGAGGCTAATCATGACAAGGATCACGAACATCATCATCATGGTGAGTATAATATGCACATCTGGTTATCACCAGAGATCGCAAATTTTGCTGCGCAAGACATTTATGAACGTTTAGTAGAGCTTTATCCTGAACAAAAAGATAAGCTAGACGTAAACCTTCGTAAATTCAAAGAAAATATGACGCAAAATGATCAGAATATTGCTAATATTTTGCAGCCAGCTAGAAACAAGGGTTATTTCGTTTTTCACGACGCTTATGGCTACTTTGAAAAACACTATCAACTCGCTCCTTTAGGGCATTTTACGATAAACCCAGAAATACAGCCAGGCGCGCAAAAATTACATCAAATACGAACACAATTGGTTGAGCATAAAGCGCAATGTGTTTTTGCTGAGCCACAATTCAGGCCTGCTGTGATTGAAAGCGTAGCACGTAATACGGGGGTGAAAATGGGAACTCTCGACCCACTAGGAATTGGGCTGGCTATAGAGCCGGATAGCTACATGAAGTTTTTGACTCAACTATCAGAGCAATACGCCAGCTGCCTGGATTAA